In Quercus lobata isolate SW786 chromosome 12, ValleyOak3.0 Primary Assembly, whole genome shotgun sequence, a genomic segment contains:
- the LOC115972145 gene encoding uncharacterized protein LOC115972145, whose amino-acid sequence MERSTPVRKPHTSTADLLTWSENPPADSPNLASSASRSATRSHQPSDGISKVVFGGQVTDEEFESLNKRKPCSGYKMKEMTGSGIFHGESDEVESEIANLTPANKTGIRMYQQAVTGISHISFGEEDSVSPKKPTTLPEVAKQRELSGTLESEDANLKKQLSDAKCKELSGHDIFAPPPEILPRPVTARTLDLKGSIEIGEAAPVRTSVKVSNPAGGQSNIMSDDEPVMKTAKKIYNKKFTELSGNDIFKGDVPPSAADKSLSTAKLREMSGNDIFADGKAESRDYLGGVRKPPGGESSIALV is encoded by the exons ATGGAGAGGAGCACACCGGTGAGAAAACCACACACATCCACAGCAGATCTGCTCACTTGGTCTGAGAATCCCCCAGCCGATTCTCCTAACCTTGCCTCCTCTGCTTCTCGCTCCGCCACGCGCTCCCACCAG CCGTCGGATGGGATCAGTAAGGTTGTGTTTGGAGGACAAGTCACGGATGAGGAATTCGAGAGCTTAAACAAACG GAAACCTTGTTCTGGGTATAAAATGAAGGAGATGACTGGTAGTGGCATATTTCATGGAGAAAGTGATGAAGTAGAATCTGAAATTGCCAACCTTACTCCAGCTAACAAAACAGGAATACGCATGTACCAG CAAGCCGTAACCGGAATTAGCCATATCTCTTTTGGTGAGGAAGATAGTGTATCTCCCAAAAAGCCTACTACTTTGCCTGAGGTTGCAAAGCAGCGTGAGTTAAGTGGGACACTGGAAAGTGAGGACGCCAATTTGAAGAAGCAGCTTTCTGATGCAAAGTGCAAGGAGCTTAGTGGGCATGACATCTTTGCACCCCCTCCTGAAATCTTACCTCGGCCAGTAACTGCTCGTACATTGGACTTGAAAGGAAGCATAGAAATTGGTGAAGCTGCTCCAGTACGCACATCTGTCAAAGTTTCTAAT CCTGCTGGAGGTCAGAGCAATATTATGTCCGATGATGAACCTGTTATGAAGACGGCcaagaaaatatataacaagaAATTCACAGAGCTCTCGGGAAATGACATATTCAAGGGTGACGTTCCTCCATCAGCTGCTGATAAATCACTGAGTACGGCAAAACTGCGAGAGATGAGTGGCAATGACATCTTTGCTGACGGGAAGGCAGAGTCTCGAGACTATTTAGGTGGTGTACGCAAGCCCCCAGGTGGCGAGAGCAGCATTGCCCTGGTTTAA
- the LOC115970949 gene encoding putative pumilio homolog 7, chloroplastic has protein sequence MFKIGEKDRRVRENMKRNGEVEMLLNEIPNLNVSSSPRQPVNGSTMSRVSLQSELSSLSSSFSNGFCSSEDGSPYHQTPSTHYLNHHHHHLNGNARLVEDDMGGLSETFHRMHIGEEQRDRFHGVGFGDCSFGGGGGSGKRGEYEGFSNGFEGFEASHHGVPVNFDDNMRLKLLALQGGYRESDSMGSYLSYNQSNGLCSGSSCNKNRMNYLMQNRNEHGSGCHYNRGVQLQNPGTIRPYLNDASISFSLPRREMDSNGFSEGMEPWSSSQLMQHPKLVSNVNNSFNGRTRAIPNSMVPHSIMSMKGASGIEAFTCEDNFILQGNSLSYAINKKSNTSRGHKKNSHIEIAAQSQRGRSSELDSYSSIGRICENGLNLSSDYPLPLTPTFSSLAEVQGSIYFMAKDQYGCRFLQKVFDEGTFQDVEIIFEEIIGHIVELMMDPFGNYLVQKLLDVCNEEQRMQIVLMVTNEPGKLVRISLHTHGTRVVQKLVETIKTTNQISLVKSALEPGFLDLIKDLNGNHVIQRCLQCLSYEDNKFIFVAAARFCVDIATHRHGCCVLQRCIACSIGDYRDKLVSEISRNGLLLAQDPFGNYVIQYIIELKIPSVSVKLISQFKGNYVPLSMQKFSSHVVEKCLKHFEETRPRIIRELLSVSHFEQLLQDPYANYVIQSALAVTKGPLHASLVEAVRAHMILRTSPYCKRIFTRKLLKK, from the exons ATGTTTAAAATAGGTGAGAAAGATAGGAGGGTTAGAGAGAACATGAAGAGGAATGGAGAGGTTGAAATGTTATTGAATGAGATCCCTAATCTCAatgtttcttcttctcctcgtcAGCCTGTGAATGGTTCAACTATGAGCAGAGTTTCTCTGCAATCAGAGCTGTCGTCTCTTTCGAGCTCTTTCTCTAATGGGTTTTGTTCCTCTGAGGATGGTTCGCCATATCATCAAACACCCAGTACCCATTACTTgaaccatcaccaccaccacctcaaTGGGAATGCGAGGCTGGTTGAGGATGATATGGGTGGTTTGTCTGAGACTTTTCATAGAATGCATATTGGTGAGGAACAGAGGGATAGGTTTCATGGAGTTGGGTTTGGTGATTGTtcttttggtggtggtggtgggagtGGTAAACGTGGTGAGTATGAAGGTTTTAGTAATGGTTTTGAAGGTTTTGAGGCCTCTCATCATGGAGTTCCTGTGAATTTCGACGATAACATGAGATTGAAATTGCTTGCTTTGCAGGGTGGTTATAGAGAGAGTGATTCAATGGGGTCTTATCTTTCTTATAATCAATCTAATGGGTTGTGTTCTGGCTCCAGTTGCAACAAGAACCGTATGAATTATTTAATGCAGAATAGAAATGAACATGGAAGTGGGTGTCACTATAATAGAGGGGTTCAACTACAGAACCCAGGTACAATTAGGCCTTACCTTAATGATGCTTCTATTAGTTTTAGCTTACCGCGGCGTGAAATGGATTCTAATGGATTCAGTGAGGGCATGGAACCATGGAGTTCCTCTCAGTTGATGCAGCACCCTAAGCTTGTTTCGAATGTGAACAATTCCTTTAATGGAAGGACTAGAGCAATTCCAAACAGCATGGTTCCTCATTCTATTATGTCTATGAAAGGTGCAAGTGGCATTGAGGCATTTACTTGTGAGGATAATTTCATCCTACAAGGGAACAGTTTGAGTTATGCCATCAACAAGAAATCCAACACTTCAAGGGGTCATAAGAAGAATTCACACATTGAGATTGCGGCGCAAAGCCAACGAGGGAGAAGCTCTGAACTGGATAGTTACTCTAGTATTGGAAGAATTTGTGAAAATGGTTTGAATCTGAGCAGTGATTATCCATTGCCTTTGACACCAACTTTTAGTTCTTTGGCTGAGGTTCAGGGTTCTATATACTTCATGGCAAAGGATCAATATGGTTGTCGCTTCTTACAGAAGGTGTTTGATGAGGGAACATTTCAAGACGTGGAAATCATATTTGAGGAAATTATTGGTCACATTGTTGAACTTATGATGGACCCCTTTGGCAATTACCTTGTACAGAAGTTGTTGGATGTGTGCAATGAAGAGCAGAGAATGCAGATTGTGCTCATGGTGACCAATGAACCAGGAAAACTTGTCAGAATTTCTCTACACACACATGG caCGCGTGTGGTTCAGAAGTTGGTTGAGACTATCAAAACTACAAATCAGATTTCACTAGTTAAGTCAGCACTTGAACCTGGTTTTCTTGATCTTATTAAGGATCTGAATGGAAATCATGTGATTCAGCGTTGCTTGCAATGCCTTAGCTATGAAGACAACAAG tttatttttgttgctGCTGCAAGGTTCTGTGTGGATATTGCAACTCATAGGCATGGATGTTGTGTATTGCAACGGTGCATTGCGTGTTCAATTGGGGATTATCGAGATAAGTTGGTTTCTGAAATTTCTAGAAATGGGCTTCTTCTTGCTCAAGATCCTTTTGG AAATTATGTTATTCAGTATATTATAGAGCTAAAGATCCCATCTGTGAGTGTCAAATTGATTTCTCAGTTTAAAGGGAACTATGTACCGCTCTCAATGCAGAAATTTAGCAGTCATGTGGTTGAAAAATGTCTTAAGCATTTTGAAGAGACCAGGCCTAGAATCATCCGCGAATTGCTCTCAGTGTCTCACTTTGAACAGCTGTTGCAAGACCCTTATGCCAACTATGTCATTCAATCAGCTCTAGCAGTTACAAAG GGTCCTCTTCATGCTTCACTGGTGGAAGCAGTGAGAGCTCACATGATCTTACGCACCAGCCCGTATTGCAAGAGGATTTTCACCCGGAAACTCTTGAAGAAATGA